In one window of Primulina tabacum isolate GXHZ01 chromosome 8, ASM2559414v2, whole genome shotgun sequence DNA:
- the LOC142552797 gene encoding glutamate receptor 3.3 codes for MSVICIILLWLLSFGGVSNGLSANASSRPKNVSVGAILTLDSTIGKVAKIAIEEAVKDVNANSSVLSGTTLLIDIKNTNCSGFLGLIEALRFMETERVAVIGPQSSVVAHAILHVANGLKTPFLSFAATDPTLSSLQFPYFIRTTISDLYQMMAVAEVVYYYGWKEVTVIFLDDDYGRNGLAALDDALAARRCRVSYKAGISPGDVGQNEVMDILVNVALMESRVIVIHANHAAGLSVFNVARNLGMMGDGYVWIATDWLASVLDSEFPHESTDALHGVLVLRQHTSDSEKKRSFLTRWNQLTHSQLGLSTYALYAYDTVWLLAQALDSFFDQGGVISFTNYSTSQSSAGSELNLGAMSIFDGGPRLKEKILQSDFVGLTGPIKFSSGKSLGFPAYEILNIIGTSLHRIGYWSNYSGLSTVAPESLYSRPLNRSSAKQKLRGVIWPGESVETPRGWVFPHNGKLLRIGVPIRVGYREFVSQASGTNTFKGFCIDVFIAAVDLLPYAVPYQFIPYGNGHENPNYNQLVKLITTGFFDGAVGDIAIVTNRTKIVDFTQPYAASGLVVLAPVRKSNTGGWAFLRPFSLQMWGVSAAFFILIGIVVWILEHRTNDEFRGPPKQQLITILWFSLSTLFFAHRENTVSTLGRVVLLIWLFVVLIINSSYIASLTSILTVQQLHSSIKGIESLKEGNDPIGYQTGSFAEHYLSEGIGIHSSRLKPLGSPEEYATALQLGPKNGGVSAVVDERPYVELFLSSQCKFRIIGQEFTKSGWGFAFPRDSPLSMDLSTAILTLSENGELQRIHDKWLTQSTCGSDNTELESDRLHLDSFLGLYLLCGLACFIALLIYFCQVIKKFRRTASNGYASDGPGSLRSGHLRTLLSIIDEKSDPSKRESKRRKLENSSLSESSRGI; via the exons ATGAGTGTCATTTGCATTATTCTTTTATGGTTGCTCTCCTTTGGAGGGGTATCAAATGGTTTGAGCGCGAATGCTTCTTCAAGACCAAAGAATGTGAGTGTTGGAGCGATTTTGACACTCGATTCTACAATTGGGAAGGTTGCCAAGATTGCTATTGAAGAAGCTGTCAAAGATGTGAATGCCAACTCAAGTGTCCTCTCAGGGACAACACTCCTTATAGATATAAAAAATACCAATTGCAGTGGTTTTCTTGGCTTGATTGAAG CTTTGCGGTTTATGGAGACTGAAAGAGTTGCAGTCATAGGTCCCCAATCTTCCGTAGTTGCTCATGCGATATTGCATGTTGCCAATGGGCTCAAAACTCCCTTTTTATCATTTGCAGCAACAGACCCTACTCTCTCTTCTCTTCAGTTTCCTTACTTTATTAGGACAACAATAAGTGACCTGTACCAGATGATGGCAGTTGCTGAAGTTGTATATTATTATGGTTGGAAGGAAGTGACTGTTATTTTTCTTGATGATGACTATGGGAGAAATGGGTTGGCTGCATTGGACGATGCACTTGCTGCCAGGCGCTGTCGAGTTTCCTATAAAGCAGGGATTTCCCCTGGAGACGTAGGTCAGAATGAAGTCATGGATATTCTTGTAAACGTTGCACTAATGGAGTCTCGAGTCATTGTTATACATGCTAATCATGCAGCAGGACTTTCGGTTTTCAATGTGGCACGTAATCTTGGAATGATGGGTGATGGCTATGTCTGGATAGCTACGGATTGGCTTGCGTCGGTGTTGGATTCTGAGTTCCCACATGAATCAACTGATGCTCTGCACGGAGTACTTGTTTTGCGTCAACACACTTCTGATTCAGAAAAAAAGAGATCCTTTTTAACTAGATGGAACCAACTGACTCATAGTCAGTTGGGCCTATCCACCTATGCGCTCTATGCTTATGATACAGTCTGGCTACTTGCTCAGGCTCTTGACTCGTTTTTTGATCAGGGTGGGGTTATTTCCTTTACTAATTATTCCACTTCGCAATCTTCAGCAGGAAGTGAATTGAACCTTGGAGCTATGTCTATTTTCGATGGAGGTCCGCGCTTGAAGGAAAAAATTTTGCAGAGCGATTTTGTTGGCCTGACAGGGCCCATCAAGTTTAGCTCTGGCAAATCTCTTGGTTTTCCTGCTTATGAAATTCTAAACATaattggaacaagtcttcatcGTATTGGTTACTGGTCGAACTATTCTGGTCTTTCGACTGTGGCTCCCGAGAGTTTATATTCGCGGCCGCTAAATCGCTCTAGTGCAAAACAAAAACTACGTGGTGTTATTTGGCCTGGAGAATCAGTAGAGACACCTCGTGGCTGGGTTTTTCCCCATAATGGGAAGCTACTGAGGATAGGGGTACCCATAAGGGTTGGTTATCGAGAATTCGTGTCACAAGCATCAGGCACTAATACTTTTAAAGGATTCTGCATCGATGTATTTATAGCTGCTGTAGATTTGCTTCCATATGCTGTTCCTTATCAGTTCATCCCTTATGGAAATGGCCACGAAAATCCGAATTATAATCAGCTAGTGAAATTGATAACTACTGGA TTTTTTGATGGAGCTGTTGGTGACATTGCCATTGTGACAAATCGAACGAAAATTGTGGATTTTACACAGCCATATGCTGCATCAGGACTGGTGGTGCTGGCCCCGGTTAGGAAGTCGAATACAGGTGGTTGGGCTTTCCTAAGGCCATTTTCACTTCAAATGTGGGGAGTTAGTGCtgctttttttattttaattgggaTAGTTGTATGGATTTTGGAACATCGAACCAATGATGAGTTCCGTGGACCACCAAAGCAACAGTTGATAACCATTTTATG GTTTAGTCTCTCAACTCTTTTCTTCGCACACA GAGAGAATACTGTGAGTACTCTTGGTCGTGTGGTACTTTTAATATGGCTCTTTGTGGTTCTGATAATTAACTCTAGTTACATTGCAAGTTTGACCTCGATTCTAACGGTACAACAACTCCATTCATCGATAAAAGGAATTGAGAGTTTGAAAGAGGGTAATGACCCTATTGGATACCAAACAGGCTCCTTTGCTGAACATTATCTGAGTGAAGGTATTGGTATACACAGTTCTCGCCTCAAGCCTCTTGGTTCACCGGAGGAATATGCCACAGCCCTTCAACTGGGTCCAAAAAATGGTGGCGTTTCTGCAGTTGTTGATGAGCGTCCTTATGTAGAGCTTTTCCTGTCAAGTCAGTGCAAATTCAGAATTATTGGTCAAGAGTTCACCAAAAGTGGCTGGGGTTTT GCGTTTCCGCGGGATTCTCCCTTGTCCATGGATCTGTCAACTGCTATATTAACTCTATCCGAGAATGGGGAGCTCCAAAGAATCCATGACAAATGGTTAACCCAAAGCACTTGTGGTTCAGATAATACCGAGCTCGAGTCAGATCGCCTTCACCTAGACAGCTTTTTGGGTCTATATCTATTATGTGGGTTGGCTTGCTTCATCGCGCTGCTAATATATTTCTGTCAAGTTATTAAAAAATTTCGACGCACTGCCTCAAATGGATATGCATCTGATGGACCAGGTAGCTTGCGGTCCGGACATCTCCGGACATTATTGTCGATAATAGATGAGAAATCCGATCCATCCAAGAGGGAGAGTAAACGAAGGAAGCTTGAGAATTCATCTTTATCCGAGAGTAGCCGAGGGATTTAA
- the LOC142552800 gene encoding putative protein phosphatase 2C 27 produces the protein MAGDTYTTPPLTNDKGCYSENDHKVSVLREDISENIEEAKQIVNRKPPRHLSVVRHSISTTTLVSPIDFDFELGMSGIKSPSDINSSFQPIFRSGSCAERGPKQYMEDEHICIDNLAHHLDELAISPSFGAFYGVFDGHGGTDAASFVKNNILKFIIEDSFFPVCLEKAIDSAFLKADYAFADDSSLDISSGTTALTAFITERTLVVANAGDCRAVLGKRGKAIEMSRDHKPNYTSERLRIEKLGGAIYDGYLNGQLSVSRALGDWHMKGPKGSACPLSASPELQATVLTEDDEFLIMGCDGLWDVMSSQCAITMARKELMLHNDPERCSRELVREALKRNTCDNLTVIVICFSQDPPPRIEIPPSRVRRSISAEGLNLLKGVLEGN, from the exons ATGGCCGGGGATACTTACACTACACCTCCGCTAACAAATGACAAAGGTTGCTATAGTGAGAATGATCATAAAGTTTCAGTTCTGAGAGAGGATATATCAGAGAACATTGAAGAAGCGAAGCAAATAGTTAACAGAAAACCACCGCGGCATCTTTCTGTTGTACGGCACTCTATCAGCACCACCACATTGGTGTCACCTattgatttt gattttgaGCTTGGAATGTCGGGAATCAAGTCACCATCAGATATAAATTCAAGCTTTCAACCCATCTTCCGGTCTGGAAGCTGTGCTGAGAGAGGACCAAAGCAGTATATGGAGGATGAACATATCTGCATTGACAACTTGGCTCACCATTTAGATGAACTTGCAATTTCCCCTTCATTTGGAGCTTTCTACGGG GTGTTTGATGGTCATGGAGGTACAGATGCAGCATCATTTGTGAAGAATAATATTCTTAAGTTCATAATTGAGGACTCCTTTTTTCCAGTTTGTTTGGAAAAGGCAATCGATAGTGCATTTCTTAAGGCTGATTATGCATTTGCTGATGATAGTTCCCTCGACATATCCTCTGGTACAACCGCATTGACCGCATTCATTACTGAAAG AACATTAGTAGTCGCCAATGCTGGAGACTGTCGAGCAGTGCTGGGGAAACGAGGGAAAGCAATTGAAATGTCCAGAGATCATAAGCCGAACTACACATCTGAAAGACTCAGAATCGAAAAACTTGGAGGAGCTATATATGACGGCTACCTTAATGGTCAACTATCTGTCTCACGAGCACTTGGTGACTGGCACATGAAGGGACCAAAAGGATCCGCATGCCCTTTAAGTGCCAGCCCAGAGTTACAGGCAACTGTCTTGACAGAAGATGATGAGTTCTTGATCATGGGATGTGATGGCCTATGGGATGTGATGAGCAGCCAATGTGCCATCACAATGGCAAGGAAAGAATTGATGCTGCATAATGATCCTGAAAGATGCTCGAGAGAGTTAGTTAGGGAAGCGTTGAAACGTAATACTTGTGATAACTTGACAGTTATAGTTATTTGTTTCTCTCAGGATCCTCCACCTCGGATAGAGATACCTCCTAGTCGAGTCCGGAGGAGTATATCTGCTGAAGGGTTGAATCTTCTTAAAGGCGTGCTGGAAGGTAACTAG